CTAGCCTGTTGTTTTCAACACTTAGTGAAGATGGAATAAGCCTTACTTAAAATCGGTGTCATCTTAAGTGCTCGGCCGCGACAATCTAATGCTTTCGAGGTGACGTTTACTCAACCTTCACTGCTGCAACCGGCTTCAACATCTGTCCGCTCTTTGCCATTAAACACCATCCCTATCTCAAATCTCAAATCTCAAATTCGAAAATTACAGCCATATGATGCGGCTAAGTGGTTTAACGCTAAGGCAACCACAACGGCTGAATATGCGCTAAAAGTAACACCCCCTTGGCAAGGTTGACTTAAGCGTGGCAGTTGTCGATGACGATATAACAATAAATGTAAAAAATAGTAACTAAAGTATTAACATAAAACCAACAACCTAGACTAAAGTTAAAGTAACATTCAGTTCAGCGAGCTCGCGCAGGGTAACCCTTTTATGGAAAAGCAAACGTTATTAATTGCACAAAAAGCAAAGTATCTTAGTGTGGGCTTATTAGTCACAGTGATTATGCTTATTTATATTGTAATGCAGACCTTAGCATTACCGGTAATTCAAAAAGAAGTTGAAAAGAAAGAATTACTGCGTATTTCAGCCAGTGTCAACGAGGTTAGAATTGAACTAAGCAAAGGTTCGGTGCTAACCCAAAGCTTAGCCTCATTAGCAGAAACCTTACCCTTAGACGAGCAGCAATTTAGCGCGTTATTTCCCAAAATAATTGACCAATTTGGCAATGGCAATATCGCTGGTGGTGGGATTTGGCCAGAACCTAATGCGTTTAGCTCTGGTGTGGCATTAAAATCCTTTTTTTGGGCACGTAATGCTTCAGGGCAATTAGACAAAATTGATGATTACAATAAGCCTGATGGTCCAGGCTATCACAACGAAGCTTGGTATATCGCTGGACGTTCACTTAAAACCGGACAGTGTGGTTGGTCTGAAGCTTATGAGGACCCTGTCAGTGGCACTGCTATGGTGACCTGTACTGTCGCGATCAATCGAGCAGGTAAGTTTTGGGGCGTCGCAACCGTTGATTTAATGCTAGCGGGTTTAGATAAGTTATTTAAGCGCCAAAACCAAGAGTCAGGCGGTTTTAACTTTGTATTGGGCCAAAACAATCAAATAATCAGCTTTCCAAGTATTCGCTCATCATCACTTGATATGAAAAAATTCAGTGAGGTCGCCGCCCAAGATAGCAGCCTTCAACCGCTGTTGAGCGCAATCAACAGCGGCCAGACCATTATCCACTTACCAGAGGGCGTAGTGGAAGACAGTGGTTCTATGTTGGCAATAATGGACATGGCCGAAGAAGGCATGAAAATTGGTATTGTTTTGCCTGATCCCATTATCCAAAAACCTATCAGCGACTTAAGCTTTAGTTTATATGCGACGCTCATTCCCATGCTGCTGTTCTTTGTTGGTATTCTAATTTTTAATGCTAACAAAGTGATGCAATGGGTCAATGAGACCACTGCGCAAATTCGCATGTTAATCAGTGGCGGTTCTGCTGCAACTCTCAAGATAGATCGCTATGATGAAATAGGTAAATTAAAACAAGCGGTTAATCAATATAGTGAACATCTCAAAGGCTTGCTTGGACAAATAGCAAACGAAGCGGTAGAAGCCAAAGATAGAGCCAAACAGCTCAATGAAATGTCTTCTATGCTAAAACAGCGGGCTGAATCACAACTCACAGAAAACCACATGCTCGCAGCGGCCATCACTGAAATGTCTGCCAGCGCTGCCGAAGTGGCACGAAACACAAAATCAACATCAGAAACCGTCGACGAATCCCAAGGGCTTATTCAACGGCGCATGGTTGATGTCGAAGAAAACAGTAAAGCTAACCAAGAGCTGTCACAAGTACTCCAAAAAACAGCCGATATTATTAATCGTCTTGCTTCTGACTCCCAGCAAATGGGAACAATGTTAGATGTGATTAAGAGTATTTCAGAGCAAACCAATTTGTTAGCATTGAATGCAGCTATTGAAGCCGCTAGAGCGGGTGAACAAGGGCGCGGATTTGCGGTGGTTGCCGATGAAGTAAGAACCCTCGCAGGCCGATCTCAAGAGTCAGCCAGTAAGATTGAAGCGATGATCGCGCAGCTGCAAACATCGGCTAGTCAGGGCGTGAACATCATTGTCAGTTCACAGTCCTTATCCGTAGAATCTTTAGCTCGATCAGAAAAAGTAATTGCAGGGTTTAACGAAATTATTGAAGTATTTAGTGACATCAGTAGCAGTACTTCGCATATAGCGATGGCCGCCAGTGAACAATCAAGCGTATCGGGCGAAATTAACCAACTAGCCGAAAACATTAGAGTCAGTAATGACTTAAATGCTAAAGAT
The Shewanella vesiculosa DNA segment above includes these coding regions:
- a CDS encoding methyl-accepting chemotaxis protein encodes the protein MEKQTLLIAQKAKYLSVGLLVTVIMLIYIVMQTLALPVIQKEVEKKELLRISASVNEVRIELSKGSVLTQSLASLAETLPLDEQQFSALFPKIIDQFGNGNIAGGGIWPEPNAFSSGVALKSFFWARNASGQLDKIDDYNKPDGPGYHNEAWYIAGRSLKTGQCGWSEAYEDPVSGTAMVTCTVAINRAGKFWGVATVDLMLAGLDKLFKRQNQESGGFNFVLGQNNQIISFPSIRSSSLDMKKFSEVAAQDSSLQPLLSAINSGQTIIHLPEGVVEDSGSMLAIMDMAEEGMKIGIVLPDPIIQKPISDLSFSLYATLIPMLLFFVGILIFNANKVMQWVNETTAQIRMLISGGSAATLKIDRYDEIGKLKQAVNQYSEHLKGLLGQIANEAVEAKDRAKQLNEMSSMLKQRAESQLTENHMLAAAITEMSASAAEVARNTKSTSETVDESQGLIQRRMVDVEENSKANQELSQVLQKTADIINRLASDSQQMGTMLDVIKSISEQTNLLALNAAIEAARAGEQGRGFAVVADEVRTLAGRSQESASKIEAMIAQLQTSASQGVNIIVSSQSLSVESLARSEKVIAGFNEIIEVFSDISSSTSHIAMAASEQSSVSGEINQLAENIRVSNDLNAKDALELANVSSSSSELSNRLYDLSKGYA